One genomic region from Homalodisca vitripennis isolate AUS2020 chromosome 6, UT_GWSS_2.1, whole genome shotgun sequence encodes:
- the LOC124364645 gene encoding LOW QUALITY PROTEIN: protein spire-like (The sequence of the model RefSeq protein was modified relative to this genomic sequence to represent the inferred CDS: deleted 1 base in 1 codon) — protein MPITIAKKTWQEECLSLTLEEIVHIRSVLTKAELESLPVEGHVKEDAEKRKVCFLCMKTRFSIFGPWGQICKLCKRTVCNKCYSKMRIPTEHFSHVPVVALSPGLLSPDTDDTFPACTVQSAGGPERQAIGSAPASPKLNRSAPASQMSTSLISDPGHQSLPPSSTLSTPTGTLRARFSRSKTLGRPEEKAEKLKGLEMIVCHDCKTMVIQIIKSSRTSRSNAIRNLTLDLSPVY, from the exons ATGCCTATCACAATTGCCAAG AAAACCTGGCAAGAAGAGTGTTTGTCGCTCACGCTAGAGGAGATTGTCCACATACGCAGTGTGCTGACCAAGGCGGAATTGGAGAGTCTTCCAGTTGAGGGACATGTCAAGGAGGATGCGGAAAAGCGGAAA GTGTGCTTCCTATGTATGAAGACAAGGTTCAGCATATTTGGCCCCTGGGGTCAAATCTGCAAATTATGTAAACGAACTGTATGCAACAAATGTTATTCAAAA ATGCGGATACCTACGGAGCACTTCTCACACGTGCCAGTGGTGGCTCTCAGCCCAGGCTTGCTGTCTCCGGACACGGACGACACGTTCCCCGCGTGCACTGTACAATCGGCTGGTGGT CCTGAGCGTCAAGCTATTGGCAGCGCTCCTGCTAGTCCTAAACTGAACCGCTCGGCTCCCGCCTCACAGATGTCCACCAGCTTGATATCTGACCCGGGCCACCAGTCTCTGCCGCCCAGCAGCACCCTCTCCACTCCCACTGGCACCCTCAG AGCACGATTTTCCCGCTCAAAGACTCTAGGTCGACCAGAAGAGAAGGCAGAAAAGCTCAAGGGTTTGGAAATGATTGTCTGCCACGATTGCAAAACTATGGTGATCCAGATAATCAAGTCCTCACGCACAAGTCGCAGCAACGCCATTCGTAACCTGACACTCGATCTTTCTCCTGTGTATTGA